In one Paenibacillus sp. JQZ6Y-1 genomic region, the following are encoded:
- a CDS encoding amino acid permease: MEAKAGEQKQLSRGLKSRHIELIALGGTIGVGLFMGSSSTIQWAGPSVLLAYLLAGIIMLFVMRIMGEMLIVQPVTGSFATFAHRYIGPLAGFVTAWSYWFLWVTVGMAEVTAIGIYVNYWFADIPQWLPALAGVAVIAAANLAAVKFYGEFEFWFAMIKIVAIVFMLILGTAMIFFGLGNGGVPIGLSNLYSHGGFFAGGLKGFLFALCIVTAAYQGIEMIGITAGEAENPKETLRKSIKNIIWRILIFYAGAIFVIVTIYPWNEVGQNGSPFVLTFAKVGIVAAAGIINFVVLTAAMSGCNSGIYSAGRMLYTLAQNGQAPKFFARVAKNSGVPRNSIITTIALLLIGVLFNYLFPDSKLFLYIYSASILPGMVPWFALAISQFKFRRQNREAVKGHTFKSLFFPVSNYIVIIYLACVLVGMCFNPDTRVPLIVGAVFIAIVIIGYFVFRIDKGEQIKEQAKVEKLGSEQLNS, from the coding sequence GTGGAAGCAAAAGCAGGAGAACAAAAGCAACTAAGTAGAGGTTTGAAATCGCGCCATATCGAATTGATTGCACTTGGGGGAACAATTGGCGTCGGTTTGTTTATGGGATCATCCAGTACAATCCAATGGGCAGGACCATCGGTATTGCTGGCGTATTTGCTTGCAGGAATCATTATGCTGTTTGTCATGCGGATTATGGGGGAAATGCTGATTGTGCAGCCGGTGACAGGTTCATTTGCCACCTTTGCCCATCGGTATATTGGTCCGCTAGCAGGTTTTGTGACGGCATGGAGCTATTGGTTTTTATGGGTGACAGTCGGAATGGCGGAGGTCACAGCCATCGGGATTTACGTCAATTATTGGTTCGCTGATATTCCACAGTGGCTGCCTGCCCTAGCAGGTGTAGCGGTTATTGCGGCAGCGAATCTGGCGGCAGTTAAGTTTTATGGTGAGTTTGAATTCTGGTTTGCGATGATTAAAATTGTAGCCATCGTGTTCATGCTTATTCTCGGTACGGCGATGATTTTCTTCGGACTGGGCAATGGCGGTGTACCGATTGGTTTGTCGAATTTGTACAGTCATGGCGGATTTTTTGCTGGCGGATTAAAGGGTTTTTTATTTGCGCTATGTATTGTCACGGCGGCTTATCAAGGGATCGAGATGATCGGGATTACTGCTGGTGAAGCTGAGAATCCAAAGGAAACATTGCGCAAATCGATTAAAAATATTATCTGGCGTATTCTGATTTTCTACGCAGGTGCGATCTTTGTCATCGTGACGATTTATCCGTGGAATGAAGTGGGACAAAATGGTAGTCCGTTTGTATTGACCTTTGCCAAGGTTGGTATTGTAGCGGCAGCTGGTATTATCAATTTTGTTGTACTCACAGCAGCAATGTCCGGTTGCAACAGCGGGATTTATAGTGCGGGTCGGATGCTGTATACACTGGCGCAAAATGGACAAGCACCTAAATTCTTCGCTCGTGTTGCTAAGAATAGTGGCGTACCGCGCAACAGTATCATTACAACGATTGCGTTACTATTAATCGGTGTATTATTTAACTATCTATTTCCTGATTCCAAGCTGTTCCTGTACATTTACAGTGCCAGCATTTTGCCGGGAATGGTGCCGTGGTTTGCGTTGGCGATCAGTCAGTTCAAATTCCGCCGCCAGAATCGGGAAGCGGTCAAAGGTCACACATTCAAATCGCTCTTTTTCCCGGTTAGCAATTATATTGTGATTATCTATCTTGCCTGTGTGCTGGTAGGAATGTGCTTTAACCCAGATACCCGTGTTCCACTGATTGTAGGAGCGGTATTTATTGCAATCGTCATTATCGGCTATTTCGTGTTCCGTATTGATAAAGGCGAACAGATAAAGGAGCAAGCGAAGGTAGAAAAGCTGGGCAGTGAACAGCTGAACTCGTAA
- a CDS encoding DUF4367 domain-containing protein, whose product MPNKYNKVMSRVEVTPEMHERIMNNIRKADLNIKDKPAQPNRRLARYRKYAFAAATLLVLLGGVLIAYQNQNHQTESTPSVATTMPSDSRTGVDKQMAPQSDMQMESKRHNVENAPEESSLRSTESSDEPKMNTFDASQVQTLQQLQDQLGFKVKTVHVLPFEGGQPMYTAISGTLAQIQYTNNDGTDMLTFRMSAESEDNSGDYADYADTDTVQINGLDVIFKGSKDQYQLAAWQQNGYSYSIKLINGVSKHKLQDIVQSVQ is encoded by the coding sequence TTGCCGAATAAATACAACAAGGTGATGAGCAGAGTGGAAGTAACACCGGAGATGCATGAACGCATCATGAATAATATTCGCAAAGCCGATCTGAATATAAAAGATAAACCAGCGCAGCCTAACCGTCGACTGGCACGCTACCGTAAATATGCGTTTGCAGCTGCCACCCTGTTGGTATTACTAGGCGGTGTACTGATTGCTTATCAAAATCAAAATCATCAAACCGAATCCACTCCGTCGGTTGCAACAACGATGCCTTCCGATTCGCGTACTGGTGTAGATAAACAGATGGCACCACAGAGCGATATGCAGATGGAAAGTAAGCGCCATAATGTAGAAAACGCTCCAGAGGAATCATCGCTTCGTTCGACGGAGAGTAGCGACGAGCCCAAAATGAATACATTTGATGCGAGTCAGGTGCAGACGCTTCAACAGCTGCAAGATCAATTGGGCTTTAAAGTGAAAACGGTGCATGTTCTTCCATTCGAAGGCGGTCAGCCGATGTATACAGCGATTAGCGGAACACTTGCTCAGATTCAGTACACCAATAATGATGGCACAGATATGCTAACATTCCGCATGTCTGCTGAATCGGAAGATAACAGCGGAGATTATGCAGACTATGCTGATACTGACACGGTGCAGATCAATGGGCTTGATGTGATCTTCAAAGGCAGCAAAGACCAATATCAGCTCGCTGCATGGCAGCAGAATGGATACTCGTATTCGATCAAGCTGATCAACGGTGTTAGCAAGCACAAACTGCAAGACATTGTACAATCGGTACAATAA
- a CDS encoding pyridoxamine 5'-phosphate oxidase family protein, translating to MTHSATTHAEAVETVRDLIKDIDTAMLTTISGDRLVSRPMKTQDIEFDGDLWFLSKKDTAKYSELLADPRVNLAYAGKSYVSISGKAEFVEDLERKKELWNKLYETILDVSYDDPNLVLIKIHTETAEYWESGSATKMISHLLKKAVGKNSDPRSEPGLNETVDLTQPPQADRP from the coding sequence ATGACACATTCAGCAACTACTCACGCAGAGGCAGTCGAGACGGTTCGCGATCTTATTAAGGATATTGATACCGCTATGCTCACAACTATTTCGGGAGATCGACTGGTATCTCGTCCGATGAAGACACAGGATATTGAGTTTGATGGTGATCTATGGTTTTTGAGTAAAAAGGATACTGCCAAGTATAGTGAGCTTCTCGCCGATCCGCGTGTAAATCTAGCGTATGCAGGCAAATCGTATGTATCCATTAGCGGTAAAGCCGAGTTCGTCGAGGATTTGGAGCGCAAAAAGGAATTGTGGAACAAGCTGTATGAAACGATTCTGGACGTATCATACGATGACCCGAATCTGGTATTGATCAAAATCCATACCGAAACAGCAGAATACTGGGAAAGCGGTAGCGCCACCAAAATGATCTCTCATTTGCTGAAAAAAGCCGTCGGCAAAAACTCCGATCCGCGTTCTGAGCCCGGATTGAACGAAACCGTCGACTTGACGCAACCTCCACAAGCGGATCGTCCATAA
- a CDS encoding phosphotransferase, which translates to MKRTKIDFDMTTLPPVIVQHLEQDAIVHDSSSSSEARTLLFQGTSSMFLKIMSPGKLEREYQINVCLNAYQLSPEVIAYTTTAQHDYLLTAAVQGNDGVAGTFLQQPEQLAMAMGHHLRKLHAIPIDNCPYPHRSQEILKEASLSVQTELQQTPLYQPIDHVWIHGDYCLPNVIMHDDMTLSGFIDIGDGGIGDLHYDLAWGLWSLHYNLDTDAYDDYFLNAYGRELVNLNGIAYFRKIIDSLEF; encoded by the coding sequence ATGAAACGAACAAAAATCGATTTTGATATGACAACGTTACCCCCAGTTATTGTTCAACATTTGGAGCAGGATGCTATTGTGCACGACAGCAGTTCGTCTTCGGAAGCAAGAACCCTACTATTTCAAGGAACATCATCTATGTTTCTGAAAATCATGTCTCCGGGTAAACTGGAGCGCGAATATCAGATCAATGTATGCTTGAATGCGTATCAATTATCACCTGAAGTAATTGCTTACACGACAACAGCACAGCATGATTATTTGCTCACAGCAGCAGTACAGGGAAACGATGGAGTTGCAGGGACATTTCTGCAACAACCTGAGCAGCTTGCTATGGCGATGGGACATCATTTGCGCAAACTGCATGCTATACCTATCGATAACTGTCCATATCCTCATCGCAGTCAAGAGATTTTAAAAGAAGCCTCGCTGTCTGTACAGACCGAATTGCAACAAACACCCCTCTATCAGCCGATAGATCACGTATGGATTCATGGCGATTATTGCTTGCCCAATGTGATCATGCACGATGATATGACGTTATCTGGCTTCATTGATATTGGTGACGGCGGAATCGGCGACCTGCATTACGATCTGGCATGGGGATTGTGGTCGCTCCACTATAATCTGGATACCGATGCGTATGACGATTATTTTCTGAATGCGTATGGCAGAGAACTTGTGAATCTGAATGGAATTGCGTATTTCCGCAAGATTATTGATAGTCTGGAATTTTAA
- a CDS encoding DinB family protein has product MHSNEYQWVKQTRAILLDFCKELHPDDFTRYHEQGSPSIRDTLVHIADCYHAWLGSYILLQTKTPITSNEQRLSFDLKDIQARFTQVDRYVDQVLLEYAHVMDEPIQRSIPWRDQGEPISMTPSKLLLHTITHEFHHKGQVMALARQMGYVPPNTDILGTKE; this is encoded by the coding sequence GTGCATTCCAACGAATATCAATGGGTCAAACAGACCCGAGCCATCCTGCTTGATTTCTGCAAGGAACTACATCCAGACGATTTCACTCGCTATCATGAACAGGGTTCTCCAAGTATTAGAGATACGCTGGTTCATATCGCAGATTGTTATCATGCTTGGCTTGGCTCTTATATATTGCTACAAACAAAAACCCCCATTACCTCTAACGAACAACGCTTATCCTTCGATTTGAAAGACATCCAAGCCCGCTTTACGCAAGTGGATCGTTATGTAGACCAAGTTCTATTAGAATATGCTCATGTCATGGATGAACCGATTCAGCGAAGCATTCCATGGAGAGATCAAGGGGAACCTATCTCTATGACACCAAGTAAATTACTGCTGCATACCATCACTCATGAATTCCATCATAAAGGGCAAGTGATGGCTCTCGCGCGTCAAATGGGGTATGTACCGCCCAATACCGATATTTTAGGGACCAAAGAGTAG
- the truA gene encoding tRNA pseudouridine(38-40) synthase TruA → MNNYKLTIQYDGNRYKGWQRLGDSDSTIQGKIEKAISVLTGEQIEMIGSSRTDAGVHALYQVANFKTSQPLTTERVMSFLNHYLPPDISIIQVEQVDERFHSRFHATDKTYVYKIWNREYSQPFLRKYSMHVVKPLQVDKMKEAAAHFLGEHDFTAYANAKSKKKDSVRTIYHLDLIEQDGMLEIRVTGNGFLYNMVRKIVGTLIAVGLGEKQPDDIPNIIASKDRAQTGGMADAEGLYLEHIRFKDQG, encoded by the coding sequence ATGAACAATTATAAATTAACGATTCAGTATGACGGCAACCGGTATAAAGGTTGGCAGCGTCTAGGGGATAGCGACAGTACCATTCAAGGCAAAATTGAAAAAGCGATTTCCGTCCTAACTGGCGAGCAGATTGAGATGATTGGTTCTAGCCGTACAGATGCCGGTGTGCACGCGCTGTATCAAGTGGCGAATTTTAAAACATCGCAGCCGTTGACTACAGAGCGAGTGATGAGTTTTCTTAATCACTATTTGCCACCGGATATTAGTATTATTCAAGTGGAGCAGGTAGACGAGCGATTTCATTCGCGTTTTCATGCTACCGATAAAACATACGTGTATAAAATATGGAATCGGGAATACAGCCAGCCATTTTTACGCAAATACAGCATGCACGTAGTCAAGCCGTTACAGGTGGACAAGATGAAAGAAGCGGCTGCACATTTTCTTGGTGAGCATGATTTTACGGCATATGCCAATGCGAAGTCGAAGAAAAAAGACTCCGTCCGCACCATTTATCATCTAGATCTGATCGAACAAGACGGTATGCTGGAAATACGTGTAACGGGAAATGGATTCCTGTATAACATGGTTCGCAAAATCGTCGGAACGCTTATTGCTGTTGGTTTGGGTGAAAAACAGCCAGACGATATCCCGAATATTATCGCATCCAAAGATCGTGCCCAAACGGGCGGAATGGCAGATGCCGAAGGGCTGTATTTGGAGCATATTCGATTTAAAGATCAGGGGTAA
- a CDS encoding NADH:flavin oxidoreductase — translation MSTESLFQPFHSEKLNLSNRIVMAPMTRGFSPGNVPGEDVAEYYRRRAAGGVGLIVTEGTGINHPSSISGASIPVFHGEAALAGWKKVVEAVHAEGGKIAPQLWHVGMARKQGDEPNPEVAPVGPSGLNLQGEEKGVPLSEVEIDDLIQAYAQAASDAKKVGFDAIELHGAHGYLIDQFLWERTNRRTDRFGGDLVGRATFAIEIVKACRAAVGEDFPIIFRFSQWKMSDYTAKLAETPEQLKELLQPLADAGVDIFHASTRRFWVPEFEGSDLNLAGWTQKLTGKPTISVGSVGLKAEFTPGQNQPVEDDPTAHLDELITHLDKGEFDLIAIGRALISDAEWPNKVRDQRTTDIQTFSKEDLQSLV, via the coding sequence ATGAGTACAGAATCCTTATTCCAACCTTTTCATAGTGAAAAATTAAATCTGAGCAACCGAATCGTGATGGCACCAATGACCCGCGGTTTCTCTCCGGGCAATGTACCGGGTGAGGATGTAGCGGAATACTATCGTCGCCGCGCAGCTGGTGGCGTCGGACTCATTGTAACGGAAGGAACTGGCATCAATCATCCCTCCTCAATCAGTGGCGCCAGCATCCCTGTTTTCCACGGCGAAGCAGCGCTGGCAGGCTGGAAAAAAGTCGTTGAAGCTGTACATGCAGAAGGCGGCAAAATCGCTCCACAGCTCTGGCACGTTGGTATGGCGCGGAAACAGGGCGATGAGCCGAATCCCGAAGTAGCACCAGTCGGACCATCTGGTCTTAATTTGCAAGGGGAGGAAAAGGGCGTACCGCTTAGTGAAGTGGAGATCGATGATCTGATTCAAGCCTATGCCCAAGCAGCCTCGGATGCGAAGAAAGTTGGCTTTGACGCAATTGAGCTGCATGGCGCGCACGGTTATCTGATTGACCAATTCTTATGGGAGCGTACAAATCGCCGTACGGATCGCTTTGGCGGTGATTTGGTTGGGCGTGCTACCTTTGCGATTGAGATAGTAAAAGCCTGCCGTGCAGCCGTAGGCGAAGATTTCCCAATCATTTTCCGTTTCTCTCAATGGAAAATGTCTGATTACACAGCGAAGCTGGCAGAAACACCGGAGCAATTGAAGGAGCTGCTGCAACCATTGGCAGATGCAGGCGTGGATATTTTCCATGCGTCTACGCGTCGTTTCTGGGTGCCGGAATTTGAAGGCTCCGATCTCAATCTCGCAGGCTGGACGCAAAAGCTGACTGGCAAACCGACAATCTCGGTCGGTTCGGTTGGACTCAAAGCTGAATTCACACCGGGGCAAAATCAGCCAGTGGAAGATGATCCAACCGCACATCTAGACGAGCTGATTACTCATCTGGATAAAGGTGAATTCGATCTGATCGCTATTGGGCGTGCGCTGATTAGTGATGCCGAGTGGCCAAACAAAGTCCGCGATCAACGCACTACAGATATTCAGACGTTTAGCAAAGAGGATTTGCAATCGCTGGTCTGA
- a CDS encoding glycosyltransferase family 39 protein yields MQSFIQRFFYGLLIFFVALFIVSCFFVRAEYIYAVYADNPLLESQRLYMFIPLIIVMLLLSVVLYRLCLKLNAYRAKTVIPLVLIGSFLLQLAIIFIFPRQPTDDSQTVLGLAMNMLYNGDYSTFEPGGYLHMFPFNYSIVLYLEALLAIFPDNYLVIKIFNILFMLLTTLMIYLIYKQINPGVQRKDYGVLVFAATFIPALFMNNLIYNDVIGTALLTTAFYFGIKFIKQHRIRDILVTAVLLAVGNYFRSIGIIFLLAIVITMLLRLRSIGVKKVILSICIMGALFSTPALAQNALLQATGKVQGSVTANSAPIYMWLNMGINLERFGFWDNMASYQIYQRQANYNKAESSELFKQSIEQKLSDASFGELAEMYYKKLIWTWTEGTYQLERYGIGSDNSASGGQRNMGIMGSYSYTNVITDLFTGNSGYRTGTLWIAYTISFLMYCFALVRLIGSFRAKRYEEVSLVLVLLGFIGFYLLWEIKSRYLFPVYPLLILLSYMGFRDVFSWAQHKQGLKWLTGGNQHGGEA; encoded by the coding sequence ATGCAGTCGTTTATTCAGAGGTTTTTTTATGGATTACTTATTTTCTTTGTGGCACTGTTTATCGTATCGTGCTTTTTTGTGCGTGCGGAATATATTTATGCCGTGTATGCGGATAATCCGCTGTTGGAGAGTCAACGGTTATATATGTTTATACCGCTGATTATCGTGATGCTGCTGCTCAGTGTTGTATTGTACCGACTTTGCCTAAAGCTGAATGCTTATCGAGCCAAGACGGTAATTCCGCTTGTGCTCATTGGTTCCTTTTTGCTTCAGTTGGCAATTATTTTTATTTTCCCTCGTCAGCCGACGGATGATTCTCAGACCGTACTAGGATTGGCGATGAATATGCTGTATAACGGGGATTACTCTACCTTTGAACCGGGTGGTTATCTGCATATGTTCCCATTTAACTATTCCATTGTGCTGTATTTGGAAGCATTGCTGGCAATCTTCCCTGATAACTATCTGGTGATCAAAATTTTCAACATTCTGTTTATGCTGCTCACCACGCTAATGATCTATTTGATCTACAAGCAGATCAATCCGGGTGTACAGCGCAAGGATTACGGTGTTCTCGTTTTTGCAGCGACCTTTATTCCGGCGCTCTTTATGAACAATCTGATCTACAACGATGTGATCGGTACAGCGCTATTAACAACCGCTTTTTATTTTGGTATCAAGTTTATAAAGCAGCATCGTATTCGCGATATTCTTGTTACGGCTGTGCTGCTGGCAGTGGGCAACTATTTCCGCAGTATCGGCATTATTTTCCTACTGGCGATTGTAATTACGATGCTGCTTCGACTGCGTAGTATTGGTGTGAAAAAGGTGATTCTGTCTATTTGCATCATGGGAGCATTGTTCAGCACACCAGCATTGGCGCAAAATGCACTGCTGCAAGCTACAGGTAAAGTGCAGGGTTCAGTTACTGCTAATTCCGCCCCGATCTATATGTGGCTAAATATGGGGATCAATCTAGAGCGCTTCGGCTTCTGGGACAATATGGCGAGCTATCAGATTTATCAGCGCCAAGCGAATTACAACAAGGCAGAGAGTAGTGAGCTGTTCAAGCAGTCGATTGAGCAAAAGCTATCGGATGCAAGCTTTGGCGAGCTGGCAGAAATGTATTACAAAAAGCTGATCTGGACGTGGACGGAAGGCACGTATCAGCTGGAGCGTTACGGGATTGGTAGCGATAATAGTGCTTCAGGTGGACAGCGAAATATGGGCATTATGGGCAGCTATAGCTATACCAATGTGATAACGGATCTGTTTACTGGTAATTCTGGTTATCGTACGGGTACACTTTGGATTGCGTATACGATCAGCTTCTTGATGTACTGCTTTGCACTGGTACGTCTGATCGGCAGCTTCCGCGCGAAACGGTATGAAGAAGTGTCACTGGTCTTGGTGCTGCTGGGCTTTATCGGATTTTATCTATTATGGGAAATCAAATCCCGTTATCTGTTCCCTGTGTATCCGTTGCTGATTCTGCTATCATATATGGGCTTCCGCGATGTATTCAGCTGGGCACAACACAAACAAGGTCTGAAATGGCTGACTGGCGGAAACCAACATGGAGGTGAAGCATAA
- a CDS encoding GNAT family N-acetyltransferase, whose product MNNDRVILVQHRKLKSQRLILRWVELSDAPDLFEVVSDQETTRFLFPPHDNVQQTERMIANYYMEEPQGKYAVVLKETGKVIGTFEFRVHAHNRSGEIGFTLGSRYWGHGYMTEAGKLILELAFRELKLERVYAMHDTTNPASGRLMQRLGMTLEGILRHERMDSNRWVDSAHYSILQHEYIQLDENSTS is encoded by the coding sequence ATGAACAATGATCGTGTTATTCTTGTGCAGCATCGTAAGCTCAAAAGTCAGCGGCTTATTTTGCGCTGGGTGGAGCTGAGCGATGCGCCTGATTTGTTTGAGGTCGTATCGGATCAGGAGACGACCCGCTTTTTGTTTCCGCCGCATGACAATGTGCAGCAAACGGAGCGTATGATTGCAAATTATTATATGGAAGAGCCGCAGGGCAAATATGCAGTTGTATTAAAGGAAACAGGTAAAGTGATTGGCACCTTTGAATTTCGAGTACATGCTCATAATCGTAGCGGCGAAATTGGCTTTACGCTAGGCAGTCGCTATTGGGGACATGGTTATATGACGGAAGCGGGCAAGCTGATTTTGGAGCTGGCATTCCGTGAATTGAAGTTAGAACGCGTCTATGCAATGCACGATACGACCAATCCAGCATCGGGACGATTGATGCAGCGTCTTGGTATGACGCTGGAAGGTATATTACGGCATGAACGGATGGATAGTAATCGTTGGGTGGACAGTGCGCATTATTCGATTTTGCAGCATGAGTATATACAGTTGGACGAAAATTCCACAAGTTGA
- a CDS encoding SDR family oxidoreductase, producing the protein MADLYTMQDPTKQFPKAGPELKQQQEEPGLQTKMNPIPDSGEETYRGTGRLTGRKALVTGADSGIGRAAAIAYAREGADVVIAYLPEEEEDAQQVIKLIEAEGRKAVAVPGDLKDEQYCVQLIETTVKELGGIDILANVAGKQQHVKDIADLTTEQFDHTFKTNVYSLFWLCKAAIKHMKPGSSIINTSSIQAYSPSEILLDYATTKSAINTFSKALAQQVGPKGIRVNVVAPGPVWTPLQIVGGQPQEALPEFGEQTPLGRPGQPVEMAPAYVFLASQESSYVSGETLNANGGMPTP; encoded by the coding sequence ATGGCAGACCTGTACACCATGCAAGATCCGACGAAACAATTTCCCAAGGCAGGACCGGAGTTGAAGCAACAGCAGGAGGAACCAGGCCTGCAAACGAAGATGAATCCTATCCCGGATTCCGGTGAAGAAACATACCGTGGCACCGGCAGACTGACCGGACGCAAAGCTCTTGTCACCGGCGCAGATAGCGGTATCGGACGTGCGGCAGCGATTGCTTATGCACGCGAAGGCGCAGACGTAGTCATCGCCTATTTACCAGAAGAGGAAGAAGATGCACAACAAGTCATCAAGCTGATCGAAGCGGAAGGTCGCAAAGCGGTAGCTGTACCGGGCGATCTGAAGGATGAGCAATATTGTGTGCAACTGATCGAAACGACAGTCAAAGAGTTGGGTGGTATCGACATTCTGGCGAACGTTGCCGGTAAACAGCAACACGTCAAAGATATTGCCGATCTGACTACCGAGCAATTTGACCATACCTTCAAAACGAACGTTTACTCGCTATTCTGGCTCTGTAAAGCAGCCATCAAACATATGAAGCCAGGTAGCAGCATTATTAATACATCCTCCATTCAGGCATACAGCCCATCGGAGATTCTGCTGGATTATGCAACAACCAAATCCGCGATCAATACATTCAGCAAAGCACTGGCACAACAAGTGGGACCGAAAGGTATCCGTGTTAACGTAGTCGCTCCGGGTCCAGTATGGACACCGCTGCAAATCGTTGGCGGTCAACCACAAGAAGCATTGCCTGAGTTTGGTGAGCAAACTCCGCTCGGTCGTCCGGGTCAACCGGTCGAAATGGCTCCAGCATACGTATTCCTAGCAAGTCAGGAATCCAGCTATGTTAGCGGTGAAACGCTGAATGCCAATGGCGGTATGCCAACTCCATAA
- a CDS encoding sugar phosphate isomerase/epimerase, with protein sequence MNEIVRIDPIDNQFMIGMYGGLDMIKFKRDYRDSFYGIEACLFEKKDDMDQLRELAVQNGMKIGVHFPLRAHTYPFRDAPILAKCQQMRDDAYKAVAQELEYLSTYRPTYVLFHYPKPVILDSHVDWSIWTFGDSSEYEYSNDTSIAIIRQLSQEWFEWIQKQAKRYDFIPVMELDTWSSWFYKERWFLDLLDTYCDIRICLDMQRLYLQQRIDPDFDVLRIIRQLAPYTYSIHVSNMQCSVNGEILNRHYPVLPEQSTAAGWAPIAEYLKTIFNINGNVKIMFEHRSELISETELERCYSYLRDIIQSTKK encoded by the coding sequence ATGAATGAAATAGTAAGAATAGATCCAATCGACAATCAATTCATGATTGGTATGTATGGTGGCTTGGATATGATTAAATTCAAACGGGATTATCGCGATTCTTTTTATGGTATAGAAGCTTGCTTATTTGAGAAAAAAGATGATATGGACCAATTGCGTGAGCTTGCTGTTCAGAATGGAATGAAGATCGGGGTTCATTTCCCACTACGCGCCCATACATATCCTTTTCGAGATGCCCCCATACTGGCAAAGTGCCAACAAATGCGCGATGACGCGTATAAGGCAGTTGCACAGGAATTGGAGTATCTATCTACTTATCGACCTACTTATGTATTGTTTCATTATCCAAAACCGGTCATTCTGGATAGTCATGTAGATTGGAGTATCTGGACATTTGGCGATTCTAGTGAATATGAATACTCAAACGATACTTCAATCGCTATCATTCGGCAGCTCAGCCAAGAGTGGTTTGAATGGATTCAGAAGCAAGCTAAACGCTATGATTTTATCCCAGTAATGGAATTGGATACATGGAGCAGTTGGTTTTATAAGGAACGTTGGTTTCTTGATTTATTGGATACATACTGTGATATACGGATTTGTCTGGATATGCAGCGTCTTTATTTGCAGCAGCGGATAGATCCTGATTTTGATGTACTGAGAATCATTCGTCAGCTTGCTCCCTATACATATAGCATTCATGTATCCAATATGCAGTGCTCTGTAAATGGAGAGATATTAAACAGGCACTATCCTGTGCTGCCTGAACAAAGCACAGCTGCAGGATGGGCACCGATTGCGGAGTACTTGAAAACCATATTCAACATAAATGGTAATGTAAAGATCATGTTCGAACATCGCTCCGAACTCATTTCCGAGACTGAACTTGAGCGTTGTTATTCGTATCTTCGAGACATCATTCAATCCACGAAAAAGTAA
- a CDS encoding histidine phosphatase family protein, translated as MTELYIIRHCQATGQEAEAELTDIGKLQAIELADSLQSVGIDYIVTSTYERARCTIEPLAQRIGLPVNEDERLIERVLCGNSHQNWREMLRRTYDEPELCYEGGESSCAAVERALQVVQSILSASYERPALVSHGNLISLLLRHYESSFGFAEWERLSNPDVYVIKMQPEHTVIERVWV; from the coding sequence ATGACGGAGCTGTATATCATTCGTCATTGTCAGGCGACTGGGCAGGAGGCAGAAGCGGAATTGACCGACATCGGCAAGCTACAGGCGATTGAACTAGCTGATTCTCTACAATCCGTCGGTATTGATTATATTGTCACCAGTACGTATGAACGTGCGCGCTGTACGATTGAGCCATTGGCACAGCGAATTGGGTTACCCGTAAATGAAGATGAGCGATTGATCGAGCGTGTATTATGCGGCAATTCTCACCAGAATTGGCGCGAGATGCTGCGGCGCACGTATGATGAACCGGAGCTATGTTACGAAGGCGGCGAATCGAGTTGTGCTGCTGTGGAGAGAGCTTTGCAAGTAGTGCAATCTATATTGTCCGCGTCGTATGAGCGTCCAGCGCTAGTTTCACATGGCAATTTGATCTCGCTACTGCTAAGGCATTACGAGTCTTCCTTCGGTTTTGCAGAATGGGAGCGTTTGTCGAATCCCGATGTGTATGTAATCAAGATGCAACCAGAGCATACGGTGATCGAAAGGGTATGGGTTTGA